One part of the Nocardioides zeae genome encodes these proteins:
- a CDS encoding aldo/keto reductase has protein sequence MSDHVSAAASGHFRIGGELPVVRLGYGAMQITGDGVWGWPEDREGAIAVLRRAVELGVTFIDTADSYGPTVSEELIAEALRPYADDLVIATKAGLVRTGPGEWIPVGHPAYLRQQAELSLRRLGVEALDLFQLHRVDPAFPLEDQVGELKKLQEEGKVRHIGLSEVSLGQLQEAREVAEIATVQNLFNLVKRDAEPLLDYCDAEGIGFIPWFPLATGELAGADGPLAQASRDHGAEPSQLALAWLLRRSPVVLPIPGTKTVAHLETNVAAAGIELSDEEYAALDAVR, from the coding sequence ATGAGCGACCACGTCTCCGCAGCAGCATCCGGCCACTTCCGCATCGGGGGCGAGCTCCCCGTCGTCCGCCTCGGCTACGGCGCCATGCAGATCACCGGCGACGGGGTCTGGGGCTGGCCCGAGGACCGCGAGGGCGCGATCGCCGTGCTCCGGCGGGCCGTCGAGCTGGGTGTCACCTTCATCGACACGGCGGACTCCTACGGCCCGACCGTCTCCGAGGAGCTCATCGCCGAGGCGCTGCGGCCCTACGCCGACGACCTCGTCATCGCCACCAAGGCCGGCCTCGTGCGCACCGGTCCGGGCGAGTGGATCCCGGTCGGGCACCCGGCGTACCTGCGCCAGCAGGCCGAGCTCAGCCTCCGCCGTCTCGGTGTCGAGGCCCTCGACCTGTTCCAGCTCCACCGCGTCGACCCCGCCTTCCCGCTGGAGGACCAGGTGGGCGAGCTGAAGAAGCTGCAGGAGGAGGGCAAGGTGCGCCACATCGGGCTCTCCGAGGTGTCGCTGGGCCAGCTGCAGGAGGCCCGCGAGGTCGCCGAGATCGCGACCGTGCAGAACCTGTTCAACCTGGTGAAGCGCGACGCCGAGCCCCTCCTCGACTACTGCGACGCCGAGGGGATCGGGTTCATCCCGTGGTTCCCGCTCGCCACCGGCGAGCTCGCCGGGGCCGACGGCCCGCTGGCGCAGGCGTCCCGCGACCACGGCGCCGAGCCGTCGCAGCTGGCGCTGGCCTGGCTGCTGCGCCGCTCGCCCGTCGTGCTCCCCATCCCCGGCACGAAGACCGTCGCGCACCTCGAGACCAACGTCGCGGCCGCCGGCATCGAGCTGAGCGACGAGGAGTACGCCGCCCTCGACGCGGTGCGCTGA
- a CDS encoding aminoacyl-tRNA deacylase has protein sequence MSEERAVAAARALGVPVAVTRHGPVRSLEEAAAARGVAPERLVKTLVVRRGDDDHLLVLVPGDRTISWPRLRALLGVSRLSMPSAEDAQRATGYARGTITPFGASPGPHGPWPVVADTRVTGTISIGGGDHGVGLTVEAEALLAAYDAVVADVTDPA, from the coding sequence GTGAGCGAGGAGCGGGCGGTCGCGGCCGCGCGGGCCCTCGGCGTACCCGTCGCGGTGACCCGGCACGGTCCCGTCCGGTCGCTCGAGGAGGCGGCGGCCGCGCGCGGCGTCGCGCCGGAGCGGCTGGTGAAGACGCTGGTGGTACGGCGCGGGGACGACGACCACCTGCTCGTGCTGGTGCCGGGCGACCGCACGATCAGCTGGCCGCGGCTACGAGCGCTGCTCGGGGTCTCGCGCCTCTCCATGCCGTCGGCCGAGGACGCGCAGCGCGCCACCGGCTACGCCCGCGGCACGATCACGCCGTTCGGCGCGTCGCCGGGGCCGCACGGACCCTGGCCCGTCGTCGCCGACACCCGGGTCACCGGCACGATCTCGATCGGCGGCGGTGACCACGGCGTCGGGCTGACGGTGGAGGCGGAGGCGCTGCTCGCGGCGTACGACGCGGTCGTCGCCGACGTCACCGACCCCGCCTGA
- a CDS encoding phytoene desaturase family protein — protein sequence MDERTETRSTRLASTDYDVVVVGGGHNGLVAAAYLARRGLSVAVLERLGRTGGAAVSTEAFPGVPVRLSRYSYLVSLLPDQVVTDLGLDLRLVSRSTASYSPYRRDGVDGGLLVERPEGPATRASFAALTGSDAAYEAWTSFYGEVEELARVVAPTLTRPLPRVDDLAAQVPAAIWRDVVERPLGEAIERRFTDDLVRGVVATDGLIGTFASLHSPSLVQNRCFLYHLIGNGTGEWRVPVGGMGAVTDALHASAVGAGAEVLTHADVRRVHAASASGTAGGSGAEVTFVDAEGTHRVGARFVLSGVAPWTLAGLVGEPLEEVVKPQGSQLKINLLLDRLPRLRSGVDPAVAFAGTLHLAEGAGELEAAHADAVAGRVPTRMPGEVYCHSLTDPSILGPLAGTGAHTLTYFGLHTPAGLFAGDPGFAKVAVERAIASLDEVLLDPISSVVARDADGNPCIEAKTPLDVEADLQMPGGHIFHGDLEWPWAPSRAALDAPAAAWGVETAYDGVLLCGSGARRGGAVSGLGGHNAAHAVLDAI from the coding sequence ATGGACGAGCGCACGGAGACCCGGTCGACCCGGCTCGCGAGCACCGACTACGACGTCGTCGTGGTGGGCGGCGGCCACAACGGGCTGGTGGCCGCCGCCTATCTCGCACGCCGTGGTCTGTCGGTCGCGGTCCTGGAGCGGCTGGGCCGCACCGGAGGCGCTGCCGTCTCCACCGAGGCGTTCCCCGGCGTGCCGGTGCGGCTCTCGCGCTACTCCTACCTCGTGAGCCTGCTGCCCGACCAGGTCGTCACCGACCTCGGGCTCGACCTGCGCCTCGTGTCGCGCTCGACCGCGTCGTACTCGCCCTACCGCCGCGACGGCGTCGACGGCGGCCTGCTCGTCGAACGACCCGAGGGGCCGGCGACGCGGGCGTCGTTCGCGGCGCTGACGGGGTCGGACGCGGCGTACGAGGCCTGGACGTCCTTCTACGGCGAGGTGGAGGAGCTGGCGCGCGTCGTCGCGCCGACGCTGACCCGGCCCCTGCCGCGGGTGGACGACCTGGCGGCGCAGGTGCCCGCCGCGATCTGGCGGGACGTCGTGGAGCGGCCGCTCGGCGAGGCCATCGAGCGGCGGTTCACCGATGACCTCGTGCGCGGCGTCGTCGCCACGGACGGGCTCATCGGCACCTTCGCCTCGCTCCACAGCCCGTCGCTGGTGCAGAACCGCTGCTTCCTCTACCACCTCATCGGCAACGGCACGGGGGAGTGGCGCGTGCCGGTCGGCGGCATGGGGGCGGTCACCGACGCCCTGCACGCCTCCGCCGTCGGCGCCGGTGCGGAGGTGCTGACGCACGCCGACGTACGCCGCGTGCACGCCGCCTCCGCGAGCGGGACCGCCGGCGGGTCGGGGGCCGAGGTCACCTTCGTCGACGCCGAGGGCACCCACAGGGTCGGGGCGCGGTTCGTGCTGTCCGGGGTGGCGCCGTGGACCTTGGCCGGCCTCGTCGGCGAACCCCTCGAGGAGGTCGTGAAGCCGCAGGGGTCGCAGCTGAAGATCAACCTCCTGCTCGACCGGCTGCCGCGCCTCCGCTCGGGCGTGGACCCGGCCGTGGCGTTCGCGGGCACGTTGCACCTCGCCGAAGGGGCCGGCGAGCTCGAGGCGGCCCACGCCGACGCCGTCGCCGGCCGGGTGCCGACCCGCATGCCGGGCGAGGTCTACTGCCACTCGCTGACGGACCCGTCGATCCTCGGCCCGCTCGCGGGCACCGGTGCGCACACGCTCACCTACTTCGGGCTCCACACGCCCGCGGGGCTCTTCGCCGGCGACCCGGGGTTCGCGAAGGTCGCCGTCGAACGCGCCATCGCCTCCCTCGACGAGGTGCTCCTCGACCCCATCTCCTCCGTGGTGGCACGGGACGCCGACGGGAACCCGTGCATCGAGGCGAAGACCCCGCTGGACGTCGAGGCGGACCTCCAGATGCCCGGCGGGCACATCTTCCACGGCGACCTCGAGTGGCCCTGGGCGCCCTCGCGCGCCGCGCTCGACGCGCCGGCGGCGGCGTGGGGCGTGGAGACCGCGTACGACGGCGTGCTCCTCTGCGGCTCCGGTGCACGCCGCGGTGGCGCGGTCTCCGGCCTCGGCGGGCACAACGCCGCGCACGCGGTGCTGGACGCCATCTGA
- a CDS encoding polysaccharide biosynthesis tyrosine autokinase, whose product MSLSDYLRALRNHWLGAGVIVVACLVLALAYSLSQPAVYAANATGLVTSANPDPSIAGQSVADSLAKSQAKSFVEVAGSRPVAERAITALGLDSSPQALIGRISVEQPVDTSLIRITAEAGDPQAARDLADAWVQALADEIDEIQNPDAVAGSTGLVVRPVEGAALPSTPVSPVPARDGGIGLVLGLLLGVAYAAVRSQLDRRLRTAQEIEKKFSVAVIGAIPATKALEHERGEAADLAVTETEQNSAFIAGEAFRKLRTNLSYMDVDNPPRIIVVTSSRQSDGKSTVSTNLAAAIATSGQPVILVDADLRRPVVAPTLGLVEGAGLTDVLIGRAELDDVLQDHPAVPGFQVLAAGGVPPNPSEMLGSQSMRNLLKQMAESALVVLDAPPLLPVTDAAVLSTVADGAIVVVSYGSTVDTELETSLGNLTAVRGRVLGVVFNRVPRRNSAGGYYYGGYYREEADAGGGDGKKARSRTVRESRPDGKTRRWWRRG is encoded by the coding sequence ATGTCCCTCAGCGACTACCTGCGAGCGTTGCGCAACCACTGGCTCGGCGCCGGGGTCATCGTCGTCGCGTGCCTCGTGCTCGCGTTGGCCTACTCGCTGAGCCAGCCGGCGGTCTACGCCGCCAACGCCACCGGTCTCGTCACCTCGGCCAACCCCGATCCGTCCATCGCGGGTCAGTCGGTCGCCGACTCCCTGGCGAAGTCGCAGGCCAAGTCGTTCGTCGAGGTCGCCGGCAGCCGTCCCGTCGCGGAGCGGGCCATCACGGCCCTCGGCCTGGACTCCTCCCCCCAGGCACTGATCGGTCGCATCTCCGTCGAGCAGCCCGTCGACACGTCCCTCATCCGCATCACGGCCGAGGCCGGCGACCCCCAGGCCGCCCGCGACCTCGCCGACGCGTGGGTGCAGGCGCTGGCCGACGAGATCGACGAGATCCAGAACCCGGACGCCGTCGCCGGCAGCACCGGCCTCGTCGTGCGCCCCGTCGAGGGCGCGGCGCTCCCGAGCACGCCCGTCTCCCCCGTGCCGGCGCGCGACGGCGGCATCGGCCTCGTCCTGGGTCTCCTCCTCGGCGTCGCGTACGCCGCGGTGCGGTCCCAGCTCGACCGTCGCCTGCGCACCGCGCAGGAGATCGAGAAGAAGTTCAGCGTGGCCGTCATCGGCGCCATCCCCGCCACGAAGGCCCTGGAGCACGAGCGCGGCGAGGCGGCCGACCTGGCGGTGACGGAGACGGAGCAGAACTCGGCCTTCATCGCGGGCGAGGCCTTCCGCAAGCTGCGGACCAACCTGTCCTACATGGACGTCGACAACCCGCCCCGGATCATCGTCGTGACCAGCTCGCGGCAGTCGGACGGCAAGTCGACGGTGTCGACCAACCTCGCCGCCGCGATCGCGACCTCGGGCCAGCCGGTCATCCTGGTCGACGCCGACCTCCGCCGTCCCGTGGTCGCCCCGACGCTCGGCCTCGTCGAGGGTGCAGGCCTGACGGACGTGCTCATCGGGCGGGCCGAGCTCGACGACGTCCTGCAGGACCACCCCGCCGTGCCCGGGTTCCAGGTGCTCGCTGCCGGCGGCGTGCCGCCCAACCCCAGCGAGATGCTCGGCTCGCAGTCGATGCGCAACCTGCTCAAGCAGATGGCGGAGTCGGCGCTCGTCGTGCTGGACGCCCCGCCCCTGCTGCCCGTGACGGACGCCGCCGTGCTCTCCACCGTGGCCGACGGCGCGATCGTCGTCGTGTCCTACGGCAGCACCGTCGACACCGAGCTGGAGACGTCGCTGGGCAACCTCACCGCGGTGCGCGGCCGCGTGCTGGGCGTGGTCTTCAACCGCGTGCCGCGGCGCAACTCGGCGGGCGGCTACTACTACGGCGGCTACTACCGCGAGGAGGCCGACGCGGGCGGCGGGGACGGGAAGAAGGCCCGCAGCCGCACGGTGCGGGAGTCCCGACCCGACGGCAAGACCCGCCGGTGGTGGCGCCGCGGGTGA
- a CDS encoding PqqD family protein has protein sequence MRIDDTTTLRRNPSALGTSTGDTMVLLDERGEYLELNPVGVSVWECLEQPTTFGALVLLLATEYGAAAAQVRGDVLPFLDELAERGLVLLT, from the coding sequence GTGCGCATCGACGACACGACCACGCTCCGCCGCAACCCGTCGGCCCTCGGCACCAGCACCGGGGACACGATGGTGCTGCTCGACGAGCGCGGCGAGTACCTCGAGCTCAACCCCGTCGGCGTCTCCGTCTGGGAGTGCCTCGAGCAGCCGACGACGTTCGGCGCGCTCGTGCTGCTCCTCGCCACCGAGTACGGCGCGGCCGCCGCCCAGGTGCGGGGCGACGTGCTGCCCTTCCTCGACGAGCTGGCCGAGCGCGGGCTCGTCCTGCTGACCTGA
- a CDS encoding LLM class flavin-dependent oxidoreductase → MARPLRRLGFLTIGLFDPDEPRAGHEATLRVIELGERLGFDSAYVRHRHLQHGISSPLTFLAAASQRTSRIDLGTAVMPLGWENPLRLAEDLATVDVLSGGRLQPGISVGPPMQWKHVRDALYPDTADAEDFSYARVERLLRHLRGEPASTFSGQQGIEVFSERVQPHVPGLADRVWYGAGSVRSATWAGAQGLGPAEQQRREARG, encoded by the coding sequence GTGGCACGACCGCTGCGCCGCCTGGGCTTCCTCACCATCGGGCTCTTCGACCCCGACGAGCCCCGCGCGGGCCACGAGGCGACCCTCCGCGTCATCGAGCTGGGGGAGCGGCTCGGGTTCGACAGCGCCTACGTGCGCCACCGGCACCTCCAGCACGGCATCTCCTCGCCGTTGACGTTCCTGGCCGCCGCCAGCCAGCGCACGAGCCGCATCGACCTCGGCACGGCGGTCATGCCCCTGGGCTGGGAGAACCCGCTGCGCCTGGCCGAGGACCTGGCCACCGTCGACGTCCTCTCCGGCGGACGGTTGCAGCCCGGGATCAGCGTCGGCCCGCCGATGCAGTGGAAGCACGTGCGGGACGCGCTCTACCCCGACACCGCCGACGCGGAGGACTTCTCCTACGCACGGGTCGAGCGCCTGCTGCGGCACCTCCGCGGCGAGCCGGCGAGCACGTTCAGCGGGCAGCAGGGGATCGAGGTGTTCTCCGAGCGCGTCCAGCCGCACGTGCCCGGTCTGGCGGACCGGGTCTGGTACGGCGCCGGCTCCGTCCGCTCCGCCACCTGGGCCGGCGCGCAGGGCCTGGGCCCTGCTGAGCAGCAGCGTCGTGAAGCACGAGGGTGA
- a CDS encoding sensor histidine kinase, whose amino-acid sequence MSSTDVAGAARPEAGGLLAGTRLPALLLLAVLGLGFVAAYWGETWVVAFTQWPVGLVTAAAIVAPLRWAPVPVVLGGLAGWWTMSLVDVRPLTAVGFGVSVAVQALAATIVLRRRDRGRPGLRSQGDLGRWLVAGTLGPLLGVLTLAGFVGAAGVQPRTSQSVLVLLATTFSQLLLTLPFLRFDRTTQRVTDPERWAQWVAVLAATTAVFTLQDEVAWAFTLVPLLAWGALRLTLTDMIAQLFVITVTVLTFASIGVGPYSIALHERTAVPDTTVLLLFLLSAVLLVVPYTLVAQLFRARSAEAHRERELVGRIMDSATRTAIIGTDRDGRITVFNVGAELLLGYDARDMLGQTPAAFVPRSELRALAEAVGTAPEFHRIARALTKRSSEPRDWRMRRKSGEMRSHSVTITRMHDQRGEVVGYVCTSEDVTARVQRQDALLAALLSEREAVERLEQADRMKDALVSTVSHELRTPLTSVLGYATMLADGDLGEIPPLVAQTLERIINNGERLRSLVEDLLVLSRVNAGQLDLASEPLDLRDVVRSAYDVVAPQLETRDLEVRVALPDDEALVDGDAGMLERVVLNLLTNALKFTHDGGQVDVSLRLESDEVVIEVSDTGLGIPVDEQDQLFTQFFRSSIAKREAIQGTGLGLSIAHAIVEQHGGVIGATSEPSIGSTFLVVLPRLGVRAQQPA is encoded by the coding sequence GTGAGCAGCACCGACGTGGCGGGCGCGGCACGCCCGGAGGCAGGGGGTCTCCTCGCGGGCACCCGGCTCCCGGCGCTGCTGCTCCTCGCGGTGCTCGGCCTCGGCTTCGTCGCCGCCTACTGGGGCGAGACCTGGGTGGTCGCCTTCACCCAGTGGCCGGTCGGCCTGGTGACGGCCGCGGCCATCGTGGCGCCGCTCCGTTGGGCGCCGGTGCCGGTCGTGCTCGGCGGGCTCGCCGGTTGGTGGACCATGTCGCTGGTCGACGTCCGGCCCCTCACGGCCGTCGGGTTCGGCGTCAGCGTGGCCGTCCAGGCGCTCGCCGCGACGATCGTGCTCCGCCGGCGGGACCGCGGGCGACCGGGGCTGCGCAGCCAGGGCGACCTGGGCCGCTGGCTCGTCGCGGGGACCCTCGGACCGCTGCTCGGCGTGCTCACGCTCGCCGGCTTCGTGGGGGCCGCCGGCGTGCAGCCGCGGACGTCCCAGTCGGTGCTGGTGCTGCTCGCCACGACGTTCTCCCAGCTCCTGCTGACGCTCCCCTTCCTGCGCTTCGACCGGACCACGCAGCGGGTCACCGATCCCGAGCGATGGGCCCAGTGGGTCGCCGTGCTCGCCGCGACCACCGCCGTCTTCACGTTGCAGGACGAGGTCGCCTGGGCGTTCACGCTCGTGCCGCTCCTGGCCTGGGGTGCGCTCCGCCTGACGCTGACCGACATGATCGCGCAGCTCTTCGTGATCACGGTGACGGTGCTCACCTTTGCCTCGATCGGCGTCGGCCCCTACAGCATCGCCCTCCACGAGCGGACCGCCGTCCCCGACACGACGGTCCTGCTCCTGTTCCTCCTGAGCGCGGTGCTCCTCGTCGTGCCCTACACCCTCGTCGCGCAGCTGTTCCGCGCTCGGTCCGCCGAGGCCCACCGCGAGCGTGAGCTCGTGGGCCGGATCATGGACTCGGCCACCCGGACCGCGATCATCGGCACCGACCGTGACGGCCGCATCACGGTCTTCAACGTGGGCGCGGAGCTGCTGCTCGGGTACGACGCACGCGACATGCTCGGCCAGACCCCGGCCGCCTTCGTCCCGCGGTCGGAGCTGCGCGCACTGGCGGAGGCCGTCGGCACGGCGCCCGAGTTCCACCGGATCGCCCGCGCCCTCACGAAGCGCTCGAGCGAGCCGCGGGACTGGCGGATGCGCCGCAAGTCCGGCGAGATGCGCTCCCACTCGGTCACCATCACCCGCATGCACGACCAGCGCGGTGAGGTCGTCGGCTACGTGTGCACCTCGGAGGACGTCACCGCGCGGGTGCAGCGCCAGGACGCGCTCCTGGCGGCGCTGCTCAGCGAGCGCGAGGCCGTGGAGCGCCTCGAGCAGGCCGACCGCATGAAGGACGCCCTGGTCTCGACCGTCAGCCACGAGCTGCGCACACCGCTGACGAGCGTCCTCGGCTACGCCACGATGCTCGCCGACGGCGACCTCGGGGAGATCCCGCCACTGGTGGCGCAGACGCTCGAGCGCATCATCAACAACGGCGAGCGCCTGCGCTCCCTCGTCGAGGACCTCCTCGTGCTCTCCCGCGTCAACGCCGGCCAGCTCGACCTCGCCAGCGAGCCGCTCGACCTGCGCGACGTGGTGCGCTCGGCGTACGACGTCGTCGCGCCCCAGCTCGAGACGCGCGACCTCGAGGTGCGCGTCGCACTGCCCGACGACGAGGCCCTCGTCGACGGCGACGCCGGGATGCTGGAGCGCGTCGTGCTCAACCTGCTGACCAACGCGCTCAAGTTCACGCACGACGGCGGCCAGGTCGACGTCTCGCTCCGGCTCGAGTCCGACGAGGTCGTGATCGAGGTGAGCGACACCGGCCTCGGCATCCCCGTGGACGAGCAGGACCAGCTGTTCACGCAGTTCTTCCGCTCCTCGATCGCGAAGCGCGAGGCGATCCAGGGCACGGGGCTCGGGCTGTCGATCGCGCACGCGATCGTCGAGCAGCACGGGGGCGTCATCGGCGCGACGTCGGAGCCCTCGATCGGCTCGACGTTCCTCGTCGTGCTGCCGCGCCTCGGCGTACGGGCGCAGCAGCCGGCCTGA
- the orn gene encoding oligoribonuclease, translated as MTDRLVWIDCEMTGLDLGADALIEVAALVTDFELNVLGDGVDLIIKPAPEALAQMGDFVRDMHEKSGLLAQLDTGMTLAEAEAEVLAYVKSHCPDGSRPPLAGNTVATDRSFLARDMTELEGFLHYRIVDVSSIKELSRRWFPRAYYQAPKKRGNHRALADIQESIEELRYYRDAVFVPSPGPSSAQAGEIARRHGGALTGIGAPEPASDPGGQSTP; from the coding sequence GTGACGGACCGACTGGTGTGGATCGACTGCGAGATGACCGGCCTCGACCTGGGCGCCGACGCGCTGATCGAGGTGGCCGCGCTGGTCACCGACTTCGAGCTCAACGTGCTGGGTGACGGGGTCGACCTCATCATCAAGCCCGCGCCGGAGGCGCTCGCGCAGATGGGCGACTTCGTCCGCGACATGCACGAGAAGTCGGGCCTGCTCGCGCAGCTCGACACGGGCATGACGCTCGCCGAGGCGGAGGCCGAGGTGCTCGCCTACGTGAAGAGCCACTGCCCCGATGGCAGCCGCCCCCCGCTGGCCGGCAACACGGTGGCCACGGACCGCTCGTTCCTCGCGCGGGACATGACGGAGCTCGAGGGGTTCCTCCACTACCGCATCGTCGACGTCTCCTCGATCAAGGAGCTGTCGCGCCGCTGGTTCCCGCGGGCCTACTACCAGGCTCCGAAGAAGCGCGGGAACCACCGGGCGCTCGCCGACATCCAGGAGAGCATCGAGGAGCTCCGCTACTACCGGGACGCCGTCTTCGTCCCGTCGCCCGGCCCGAGCTCGGCGCAGGCCGGGGAGATCGCCCGCCGTCACGGTGGCGCACTGACCGGGATCGGGGCCCCGGAGCCCGCATCCGACCCGGGTGGTCAGAGCACTCCCTGA
- a CDS encoding DsbA family protein: protein MAQAPGKPDGPKQSRAEVAARAQREAQRKERLREWLIVGGVVAVVAAVIIGVLALTGGDDDGAGEADAPGVGRTTDDAGSDDGGSATAPGSGDSVNLAGEVTSDYGFAFGDPDAEHRVVIYEDFLCPFCGALEAASSDRLTQLVDSGDVVVEYRVFNLLGRVSDYSLRSANAMAVVMDAAGPDAAKTFHDLLYDQQPSERGPFPDDDWLVDQAVVAGADEDAVRPGIEDLAFEDWVEEAGTAATDNGVQGTPTVLVDGQQVGGASIDEITQNILDQVS from the coding sequence ATGGCCCAGGCGCCCGGCAAGCCGGACGGTCCGAAGCAGAGCAGGGCGGAGGTCGCTGCCCGCGCCCAGCGCGAGGCGCAGCGCAAGGAACGCCTCCGGGAGTGGCTCATCGTCGGCGGCGTCGTCGCCGTCGTGGCCGCGGTCATCATCGGCGTGCTGGCGCTCACCGGTGGTGACGACGACGGAGCCGGCGAGGCCGACGCGCCCGGGGTGGGCCGCACCACCGACGACGCTGGCTCCGACGACGGAGGCTCGGCCACCGCTCCCGGCAGCGGCGACAGCGTCAACCTGGCGGGCGAGGTCACCTCCGACTACGGGTTCGCGTTCGGCGACCCCGACGCCGAGCACCGCGTGGTGATCTACGAGGACTTCCTCTGCCCGTTCTGCGGCGCCCTGGAGGCCGCGAGCAGCGACCGGCTGACCCAGCTCGTCGACTCGGGCGACGTCGTCGTGGAGTACCGCGTCTTCAACCTGCTGGGCCGGGTCAGCGACTACTCGCTCCGCTCCGCCAACGCGATGGCCGTCGTCATGGACGCCGCCGGCCCCGACGCCGCGAAGACGTTCCACGACCTGCTCTACGACCAGCAGCCCAGCGAGCGCGGCCCGTTCCCCGACGACGACTGGCTGGTCGACCAGGCGGTCGTCGCGGGCGCCGACGAGGACGCCGTGCGCCCCGGCATCGAGGACCTCGCCTTCGAGGACTGGGTCGAGGAGGCCGGCACCGCCGCCACCGACAACGGCGTCCAGGGCACCCCGACCGTCCTCGTCGACGGTCAGCAGGTGGGCGGCGCGAGCATCGACGAGATCACCCAGAACATCCTCGACCAGGTCTCCTGA
- a CDS encoding arsenate reductase/protein-tyrosine-phosphatase family protein encodes MRILIVCVGNVCRSPLGERLLRLALADEVAAGLVEVTSAGTGALEGRAMEPDAAAELARLGGSADGFVARAVTDEMLRASDLVLTATTEVRKQVVGITPAVLHRTFTLKELALVVEEEAQHVQVLPDVRRAMRALSARRGAVSRNDLDVPDPMGRDAARHREAADQIAATVEVLAPLVAVLVEERQAAEAEALEAQEAQEEAQEARAGEA; translated from the coding sequence GTGAGGATCCTCATCGTATGCGTCGGCAACGTGTGTCGTTCGCCTCTTGGAGAACGTCTCCTGCGCCTCGCGCTGGCCGACGAGGTCGCCGCCGGTCTCGTCGAGGTGACGAGCGCCGGCACGGGCGCGCTGGAGGGTCGGGCCATGGAGCCGGACGCCGCCGCCGAGCTGGCGCGGCTCGGCGGATCGGCCGACGGGTTCGTCGCCCGTGCGGTCACCGACGAGATGCTCCGGGCCTCCGACCTCGTGCTGACGGCGACCACCGAGGTGCGCAAGCAGGTCGTGGGCATCACCCCCGCGGTGCTGCACCGCACCTTCACGCTCAAGGAGCTCGCGCTCGTGGTCGAGGAGGAGGCGCAGCACGTGCAGGTGCTGCCCGACGTACGTCGCGCGATGCGGGCCCTCTCGGCCCGGCGGGGCGCTGTCTCGCGCAACGACCTCGACGTGCCGGACCCCATGGGGCGGGACGCGGCGCGCCACCGCGAGGCGGCCGACCAGATCGCCGCCACGGTCGAGGTGCTCGCCCCGCTCGTGGCCGTGCTCGTCGAGGAGCGGCAGGCGGCCGAGGCGGAGGCCCTGGAGGCCCAGGAGGCCCAGGAGGAGGCCCAGGAGGCCCGGGCAGGGGAGGCGTGA